A single window of Myxocyprinus asiaticus isolate MX2 ecotype Aquarium Trade chromosome 34, UBuf_Myxa_2, whole genome shotgun sequence DNA harbors:
- the LOC127425578 gene encoding integrator complex subunit 3-like — MEPSPAKGKAQGRLLVSTSLDAKDELEERLERCVSITTSITNGLSEREANDALTAHVCKGPQQHEEACLGLFTLLLTETSQAQRCYRDLTLVNRDGMNVVLIKINQILMEKFLKLQDVCRTQLVWLVRELVKSGVIGADGVLMTLMKQIAGGDISNKNLWLAESVLEILVDQREWVVKSGMLVAMSVYTYLRLIVDHGIPSLLSLRQREVDFCIGLLRERFMECFIMGRDLVRLLQNVARIPEMDLLWRDLLHNPQTLSPQFTGILQLLTSRTSRKFLACRLTPDMETKLLFMTSRVRFGQQKRYQDWFQRQYLSTAESQSLRCDLIRYICGVVHPSNEVLSSDILPRWAIIGWLLTTCTSNVAASNAKLALFYDWLFFNPEKDSIMNIEPAILVMHHSMKPHPAITATLLDFMCRIIPNFFPPLEGQVRQGVFNSLNFIMEKRVLAHLAPLFDNPKLDRELRSMLRERFPEFCSSPSLPTEVKMEESAPLDMDNHVLEKEDGCYDNTDATFSDDEEELNNKGKKREFRFHQLKETYIDEPADITPFVDQLDEALKERVLQLQKGSDTEAQCEVMQEIVDLILEEDFDSEQMSTLASCLAELFKSHFRGDVLPEEITEESLEESVCKPVCLIFRNLCQMQEDNSGFSVLLDLLAELYQKQPKIGYHLLYYLKASKAAAGKMSLYELFAQATALGDLHTCLMMDMKACQEDDVRLLCYLTPSIYSEFPDETLRSGELLNMIVAVIDSAQLQELMCHVMMGNLVMFRKDSVLNILIQSLDWETFEQYSTWQLFLAHSIPLETIIPILQHLKYKEHPEALSCLLLQLRREKPSEEMVKMVLSRPYHQEDQFTTSILRHWAAKHDDLLGEHIKALLIKNNNMPRKRQSLRSSSSKLAQLTLEQMLEQLDSLRLNLSNTKNNFFSQTPILQALQHVQASCDEAHKMRFSDLFSLAEEYEDSSSKPSKSRRKAPASSPRSRKGAAPQVCNDDESASSTASEEEDSKPKAPKRKRKGSSAVGSDSD, encoded by the exons ATGGAGCCCTCGCCGGCGAAGGGTAAAGCACAGGGTCGCCTTCTGGTGTCCACCAGTCTGGACGCCAAAGATGAGCTAGAAGAG CGCCTTGAGAGGTGTGTAAGCATCACCACGTCTATAACCAATGGTCTGTCAGAGCGAGAAGCCAATGATGCCCTTACTGCCCAT GTGTGTAAGGGTCCACAGCAGCATGAGGAGGCATGTTTGGGTCTCTTCACACTTCTGCTCACAGAGACCTCGCAGGCACAGAGG TGCTACAGGGACTTGACGCTGGTGAATCGGGATGGCATGAATGTTGTGCTCATAAAAATCAACCAGATCCTCATGGAGAAGTTCCTTAAACTGCAGGACGTGTGTCGCACGCAG cTGGTATGGTTGGTTAGAGAGCTGGTGAAGAGTGGAGTCATTGGTGCGGATGGAGTCCTCATGACACTTATGAAACAGATTGCTG GAGGAGATATTTCCAATAAAAACCTGTGGTTGGCTGAGAGCGTGTTGGAGATCTTAGTGGACCAGAG AGAGTGGGTGGTTAAGAGTGGAATGTTAGTGGCCATGTCTGTATACACATATCTGAGGCTCATTGTGGACCATGGGATCCCCAGCCTGCTGTCCCTCAGACAGAGAGAGGTGGACTTCTGCATCGGCCTGCTCAGAGAGAGG tTCATGGAGTGTTTTATTATGGGAAGGGATCTGGTCAGGCTGTTACAGAATGTGGCTCGTATTCCAGAAATGGATTTACTGTGGAGAGACCTGCTGCACAATCCTCAGACCCTCAGCCCACAGTtcacag gTATACTACAGCTCCTCACCTCTAGAACCTCACGCAAATTTCTGGCCTGTCGCCTCACACCTGACATGGAGACCAAACTACTGTTCATGACCTCGcgg GTTCGATTTGGGCAGCAGAAGCGCTATCAGGACTGGTTTCAGAGGCAGTATCTGTCAACAGCCGAGAGCCAGTCACTGCGCTGTGACCTCATCCGTTATATATGTGGTGTGGTACATCCATCCAATGAGGTGCTGAGCTCTGACATTCTACCACGCTGGGCGATTATTGGCTGGCTGCTGACTACCTGCACG TCTAATGTTGCCGCATCTAATGCCAAACTGGCCTTGTTCTACGACTGGCTCTTCTTCAACCCAGAGAAAGACAGCATCATGAACATCG AACCAGCTATTTTGGTGATGCATCACTCCATGAAGCCTCATCCTGCTATTACAGCCACGCTACTAGACTTTATGTGTCGG ATCATCCCAAACTTTTTCCCACCTCTTGAGGGTCAAGTGCGGCAGGGCGTCTTCAACTCTCTCAACTTCATCATGGAGAAGAGAGTTCTGGC TCACCTGGCACCACTGTTTGACAACCCTAAACTGGACCGTGAGTTGCGGTCCATGCTGAGGGAACGCTTCCCAGAGTTCTGCAGTTCCCCGTCCCTGCCCACAGAAG TAAAAATGGAGGAATCTGCTCCCTTGGACATGGACAATCATGTGCTGGAGAAAGAAGACGGTTGCTATGACAACACAGATGCTACCTTTAGTGATGATGAGGAGGAGTTGAACAACAAGG GTAAAAAACGTGAATTTAGGTTCCACCAGCTCAAGGAGACCTACATTGATGAACCCGCTGACATTACACCTTTTGTAGACCAATTAGATGAAGCGCTAAAAGAGAGGGTCCTGCAGCTGCAGAAAGGGAG TGACACAGAGGCGCAATGTGAGGTCATGCAGGAAATCGTGGATCTTATTTTAGAG GAGGATTTTGATTCGGAGCAGATGTCCACTCTAGCTTCCTGTCTGGCTGAGCTGTTTAAGAGTCACTTCAGAGGAGATGTGTTGCCTGAGGAGATCACAGAAGA gtcACTGGAGGAGTCAGTCTGTAAGCCGGTGTGTCTCATCTTCAGGAACTTGTGTCAGATGCAGGAGGATAACAGTGGCTTTTCTGTTCTGCTGGACCTGCTCGCTGAACTCTACCAGAAACAGCCAAAAATTGGTTACCATCTGCTCTACTACCTCAAAGCCAG CAAAGCAGCAGCAGGAAAGATGAGTCTGTACGAGTTGTTTGCTCAGGCCACAGCTCTGGGTGACCTGCACACATGCTTGATGATGGACATGAAGGCCTGTCAAGAGGATGATGTGAGGCTACTGTGCTATCTCACCCCTTCCATCTACTCAGAG TTTCCAGATGAGACCCTGCGCAGTGGAGAACTTCTGAACATGATCGTGGCTGTCATTGATTCTGCACAG CTTCAGGAGCTGATGTGTCATGTGATGATGGGTAATCTGGTGATGTTCCGCAAGGactcagtccttaacattctca ttCAGTCTCTAGACTGGGAGACATTTGAGCAGTACAGCACGTGGCAGCTCTTCCTGGCACACAGTATCCCTCTGGAGACGATCATCCCCATTTTACAGCACCTCAAATACAAGG AGCATCCAGAGGCTCTATCCTGCTTGCTGCTGCAGTTGCGCAGAGAAAA GCCCAGTGAAGAGATGGTGAAGATGGTTCTGAGCCGACCTTATCACCAAGAGGACCAGTTCACCACCAGCATCCTGCGGCACTGGGCGGCTAAACATGATGACCTTCTGGGAGAACACATCAAAGCCCTGCTCATCAAGAACAACAACATGCCCCGGAAACGACAGAG TTTGAGGAGTTCCAGCAGTAAACTGGCTCAGCTGACCCTGGAGCAGATGCTGGAACAACTAGACAGCTTGAGACTCAATCTCAGTAACACCAAGAACAACT TCTTTTCCCAGACGCCCATATTACAGGCCCTGCAACATGTTCAGGCCAGCTGTGATGAGGCCCACAAAATGAG GTTCAGTGATCTTTTCTCACTGGCTGAGGAATATGAGGATTCCTCCTCCAAGCCATCTAAATCTCGCCGCAAAGCCCCAGCGTCCTCACCGCGATCCCGCAAGGGTGCAGCTCCACAGGTCTGCAATGACGATGAGAGCGCCTCTAGTACTGCCTCG GAGGAAGAGGACTCCAAACCCAAAGCCCCCAAGAGGAAACGGAAAGGCTCATCTGCCGTAGGTTCTGACAGTGACTGA